The Osmerus eperlanus chromosome 7, fOsmEpe2.1, whole genome shotgun sequence genome includes a region encoding these proteins:
- the cnih4 gene encoding protein cornichon homolog 4 isoform X2: MLVSMHWFIFLLNLPVAAWNVFRFVKVPMGNMGVFDPTEIHNRGQLKSHMKESMIKLGFHLLCFFIYLYSMILALIND; the protein is encoded by the exons ATGCTGGTGTCCATGCACTGGTTCATATTTCTACTGAACCTGCCTGTAGCGGCCTGGAATGTCTTCAG GTTTGTGAAGGTGCCAATGGGGAACATGGGTGTGTTCGACCCCACTGAGATACACAACCGTGGCCAGCTCAAGTCCCACATGAAGGAGTCAATGATCAAACTGGGCTTCCACCTGCTCTGCTTCTTCATTTACCTGTACAG catgatCCTGGCGTTGATCAACGACTGA
- the cnih4 gene encoding protein cornichon homolog 4 isoform X1 — MEAAVFILSLVDCCALIFLSVYFIITLSDLECDYINARACCSKLNKWVVPELVGQALATVLMLVSMHWFIFLLNLPVAAWNVFRFVKVPMGNMGVFDPTEIHNRGQLKSHMKESMIKLGFHLLCFFIYLYSMILALIND; from the exons ATGGAGGCGGCGGTATTCATCCTCTCGCTGGTCGACTGCTGCGCTCTCATCTTCCTGTCGGTGTACTTT ATAATCACACTGTCGGATTTGGAGTGTGACTACATTAACGCACGAGCTTGCTGTTCGAAGTTGAACAAA tgggttgTTCCAGAGCTGGTAGGCCAGGCCCTGGCTACAGTACTGATGCTGGTGTCCATGCACTGGTTCATATTTCTACTGAACCTGCCTGTAGCGGCCTGGAATGTCTTCAG GTTTGTGAAGGTGCCAATGGGGAACATGGGTGTGTTCGACCCCACTGAGATACACAACCGTGGCCAGCTCAAGTCCCACATGAAGGAGTCAATGATCAAACTGGGCTTCCACCTGCTCTGCTTCTTCATTTACCTGTACAG catgatCCTGGCGTTGATCAACGACTGA